A window from Flavobacterium gyeonganense encodes these proteins:
- the nrfD gene encoding NrfD/PsrC family molybdoenzyme membrane anchor subunit, giving the protein MSSHYEAPIRKPLVIGDKSYHDVTVDVAAPVEGPANKQWWIVFSIALIAFLWGLGCIIYTVSTGIGTWGLNKTVGWAWDITNFVWWVGIGHAGTLISAVLLLFRQRWRMAINRSAEAMTIFSVVQAGLFPIIHMGRPWLAYWVLPIPNQFGSLWVNFNSPLLWDVFAISTYLSVSLVFWWTGLLPDFAMLRDRAITPFNKRVYSILSFGWSGRAKDWQRFEEVSLVLAGLATPLVLSVHTIVSMDFATSVIPGWHTTIFPPYFVAGAVFSGFAMVNTLLIVMRKVSNLEAYITLQHIELMNIIIMITGSIVGVAYITELFVAWYSGVEYEQYAFLNRATGPYWWAYWAMMTCNVFSPQFMWFKKLRTSIMFSFVISIVVNIGMWFERFVIIVTSLHRDYLPSSWTMFSPTFVDIGIFIGTIGFFFVLFLLYSRTFPVIAQAEVKTILKGTGDNYIRERANSKDSHHE; this is encoded by the coding sequence ATGTCGTCTCACTACGAAGCACCCATTAGAAAACCTTTAGTTATTGGTGATAAATCTTATCACGATGTAACTGTAGATGTAGCTGCACCTGTTGAGGGGCCTGCAAACAAGCAATGGTGGATTGTATTTTCAATCGCATTAATAGCCTTCCTTTGGGGGTTAGGTTGTATAATTTACACCGTATCTACCGGTATCGGAACATGGGGATTAAATAAAACAGTTGGCTGGGCTTGGGATATTACTAACTTCGTTTGGTGGGTTGGTATTGGTCACGCTGGAACATTAATTTCTGCGGTATTATTACTTTTCCGTCAACGTTGGAGAATGGCCATCAACCGTTCTGCTGAAGCTATGACTATTTTCTCTGTAGTACAAGCGGGTCTATTCCCAATTATTCACATGGGACGTCCTTGGTTAGCATACTGGGTATTACCTATTCCAAATCAATTTGGATCACTATGGGTTAACTTTAACTCACCATTACTTTGGGATGTATTTGCAATTTCAACGTATCTTTCAGTATCATTAGTTTTCTGGTGGACTGGCTTGTTGCCTGACTTTGCAATGCTTCGTGATAGAGCTATTACTCCATTTAACAAAAGAGTTTATTCTATCTTAAGTTTTGGATGGAGCGGTAGAGCAAAAGACTGGCAGCGTTTTGAAGAAGTATCTTTAGTATTAGCTGGTTTAGCTACTCCTCTTGTGCTTTCTGTACACACGATTGTATCTATGGACTTTGCTACTTCTGTAATTCCGGGATGGCATACAACAATTTTCCCTCCGTACTTCGTTGCTGGAGCAGTTTTCTCTGGATTTGCAATGGTAAATACATTGTTGATTGTTATGAGAAAAGTTTCTAATCTTGAAGCGTACATTACATTGCAGCATATTGAATTAATGAACATTATTATCATGATCACTGGTTCTATTGTAGGTGTAGCTTATATCACTGAGTTATTTGTAGCTTGGTATTCAGGTGTAGAATATGAGCAATATGCATTCTTAAACAGAGCAACCGGACCTTACTGGTGGGCATATTGGGCAATGATGACTTGTAATGTTTTTTCTCCTCAGTTTATGTGGTTCAAAAAACTAAGAACAAGTATTATGTTTTCATTTGTTATTTCGATTGTTGTAAACATCGGAATGTGGTTTGAAAGATTTGTAATTATTGTTACTTCTTTACATAGAGATTACCTTCCATCTTCCTGGACAATGTTCTCACCAACATTTGTTGATATTGGAATTTTCATTGGAACAATTGGTTTCTTCTTTGTATTGTTTTTATTATACTCAAGAACATTCCCTGTAATTGCTCAGGCAGAGGTAAAAACAATTTTGAAAGGAACAGGAGATAATTACATTAGAGAAAGAGCAAATAGTAAAGATTCACATCATGAGTAA
- a CDS encoding DUF3341 domain-containing protein, whose translation MSNKVIYAIYNDDDILMEAVKKTRAAHHHIEEVFTPFPVHGLDKAMGLAPTRLAICAFLYGCVGISVATTMMSYIMIHDWPQDIGGKPSFSFIQNMPSFVPIMFEMTVFFAAHLMVITFYMRSRLWPFKQAENPDVRTTDDHFLMEVAVNDNEAELVSFFEGTGAVEVKVIEKN comes from the coding sequence ATGAGTAATAAAGTAATATACGCCATTTATAATGACGATGATATTTTGATGGAAGCAGTAAAGAAAACAAGAGCTGCGCACCATCATATTGAAGAGGTTTTTACTCCATTTCCAGTTCATGGATTGGATAAAGCTATGGGGTTAGCACCAACAAGATTAGCAATTTGTGCGTTCCTTTATGGATGTGTTGGAATTTCTGTTGCTACAACAATGATGAGTTATATCATGATTCATGACTGGCCACAAGATATAGGTGGTAAACCAAGTTTTAGTTTCATACAAAATATGCCATCTTTTGTGCCAATTATGTTTGAAATGACTGTATTTTTTGCAGCTCACTTAATGGTTATTACTTTTTACATGAGAAGTAGATTATGGCCATTTAAACAAGCAGAGAATCCTGATGTAAGAACAACAGATGACCATTTCTTAATGGAAGTGGCTGTAAACGATAATGAAGCTGAATTAGTTTCTTTCTTTGAAGGTACAGGAGCTGTTGAAGTTAAAGTAATTGAAAAGAATTAA
- a CDS encoding c-type cytochrome yields MKRIYKITLLVGITILVSSCHNNSAPNYQYFPNMYESVAYETYGESKVFKGGKEGQLPVEGTINRGFEPYEYENSTAGYELAKANLRSPLTEEEKSSEKGKQLFEIYCISCHGATGNGKGKLVEREKFLGVPSYKDREITEGSIFHVETYGLNAMGSHANQLSAHERWLVADYVLKLKSQL; encoded by the coding sequence ATGAAAAGGATATATAAAATAACACTTTTAGTTGGTATAACTATTTTAGTTTCATCTTGCCACAATAATTCGGCACCAAACTATCAGTATTTCCCAAATATGTATGAGTCTGTAGCATATGAAACTTATGGAGAGTCAAAAGTATTTAAGGGTGGAAAAGAAGGACAGCTTCCTGTAGAAGGAACTATTAACAGAGGTTTTGAACCTTATGAGTACGAAAATTCAACGGCGGGGTATGAATTGGCTAAAGCCAATTTAAGATCACCTTTGACTGAGGAAGAAAAAAGCTCTGAAAAAGGAAAACAGCTTTTCGAGATTTATTGTATCAGCTGCCATGGTGCAACTGGAAATGGAAAAGGTAAATTGGTTGAAAGGGAAAAATTTCTTGGGGTACCTAGCTATAAAGACAGGGAAATTACTGAGGGTAGTATTTTTCACGTAGAAACTTATGGTTTAAATGCAATGGGTTCACATGCAAATCAATTAAGTGCCCATGAACGTTGGTTAGTTGCTGACTATGTTCTAAAACTAAAAAGCCAATTATAA
- a CDS encoding quinol:cytochrome C oxidoreductase, producing MYTFSSKLKTFSIILMAVGILGIGYGFLNAPKNIEEVETLLKKEAAEHGGGHHEAAQAHHEEKTEATHEEKTQEVAHHVEAEETHAQVAVNKDSIVANADTVHEAKTEVVHETAVANHEVKAEKHEEVSHEQDHKAHAEHVLHQLQNKPWSALYVACIFFLLLTMGVLAFYAIQQVAQAGWSPVLFRVMQGITAYLPAGSVIFFIILVLCGFHFNHIFVWLGEGVTDPKSPNYDAIIAGKSGYLNFPFWIIRAFIFLLGWNLYRIYSRKNCLAQDEANDDLYYKKNFKLSAGFLVFFIVSESIMSWDWIMSFDPHWFSTLFGWYVFASFFVSGITTIALVTVYLKSKGYLEYVNTSHIHDLAKFMFGISVFWTYLWFSQFMLIWYANIPEEVTYFVTRIQLYNLPFFGAVVMNFVFPLLILINTDFKRLNWVIVMAGIVILLGHYVDFFNMIMPGTVGDRWFIGVSEIASILFFLGLFIFVVFTALSKSPLLAKRNPFIEESKHFHY from the coding sequence ATGTACACATTTTCAAGTAAATTAAAAACTTTTTCTATCATTCTAATGGCCGTTGGTATATTAGGGATTGGATATGGTTTTTTAAACGCTCCTAAAAATATTGAAGAGGTAGAAACTCTTCTTAAAAAAGAAGCAGCAGAGCACGGTGGTGGACATCATGAAGCCGCTCAAGCACATCATGAAGAAAAAACTGAAGCTACTCATGAAGAAAAAACACAAGAAGTTGCTCACCATGTAGAGGCTGAAGAAACACATGCACAGGTTGCTGTAAATAAAGATTCTATTGTTGCAAATGCAGATACAGTTCACGAAGCAAAAACTGAAGTAGTTCACGAAACTGCGGTTGCTAATCATGAAGTAAAAGCAGAAAAGCACGAAGAAGTTTCTCATGAACAAGATCATAAAGCGCATGCTGAACATGTTTTACACCAATTACAAAACAAACCTTGGTCAGCTTTGTATGTTGCTTGTATTTTCTTCTTATTGCTTACTATGGGAGTTTTAGCATTTTATGCTATTCAACAAGTAGCTCAGGCTGGTTGGTCTCCTGTTTTATTTAGAGTTATGCAGGGTATCACAGCTTATTTACCGGCTGGTTCTGTTATTTTCTTTATTATTTTGGTTTTATGTGGATTTCACTTTAATCATATATTTGTTTGGTTAGGTGAAGGTGTTACTGATCCTAAAAGCCCAAATTATGACGCTATTATTGCTGGAAAATCTGGTTATTTAAATTTTCCTTTTTGGATCATCAGAGCATTTATCTTTTTGTTAGGCTGGAACTTATATCGTATTTATTCTAGAAAAAACTGTCTTGCTCAGGATGAAGCTAATGATGATTTATATTACAAAAAGAATTTTAAGTTATCTGCTGGTTTCTTAGTATTCTTTATAGTTTCTGAGTCTATTATGTCTTGGGACTGGATAATGTCTTTTGATCCTCATTGGTTTAGTACATTATTTGGATGGTATGTATTTGCTTCTTTCTTTGTAAGCGGTATTACTACTATTGCATTAGTTACAGTCTATTTAAAATCTAAAGGATATTTAGAGTATGTAAATACAAGCCATATTCATGATTTAGCTAAATTTATGTTTGGTATTAGTGTATTCTGGACGTATTTATGGTTCTCTCAATTTATGTTGATTTGGTACGCAAATATTCCTGAAGAGGTAACTTATTTCGTAACAAGAATTCAATTATATAACCTGCCTTTCTTTGGTGCTGTAGTTATGAATTTTGTTTTCCCATTATTGATATTAATCAATACAGATTTCAAACGTCTTAACTGGGTTATTGTAATGGCTGGAATTGTCATCTTGTTAGGACATTATGTTGACTTCTTTAATATGATTATGCCTGGAACCGTTGGTGACAGATGGTTTATTGGAGTTTCTGAAATTGCATCTATTCTTTTCTTCTTAGGTTTATTTATTTTCGTAGTGTTTACTGCTTTGAGTAAATCTCCTCTGTTAGCAAAAAGAAATCCTTTCATAGAAGAAAGTAAACATTTTCATTATTAA
- a CDS encoding cytochrome c oxidase subunit II, producing the protein MTSLLVIIVLVLLAVALWQLTKIFDLTQVGASSDDSQVASDNDNNVQGYIMFGFLAFIYIFTIYGLVKWGNLALHTPASEHGLLVDNLMNITWVLIFTVQVITQGLLYWFSFKYKGNKDKKALFFADSNKLEAIWSIIPSVVLAILILYGLYAWNNIMFVDKDEDVVEIELYAQQFKWTARYAGQDNVLGKANVRLIEGINTLGVDMSDPNAQDDIVVTELHIPKGKKVHFKMRSQDVLHSAYFPHFRAQMNCVPGMVTEFAFIPTYTTAEYRELPFMIEKVAHINKLRNEKSAELIAKGGTALDPYTFDYLLLCNKICGASHYNMQMKVVVDSPEDYKKWLSEKTTLAQDIKAAAAAEKPAEGAEPTTDTTTKVKDTVKAVIDTVKAAVAKVAVK; encoded by the coding sequence ATGACAAGTTTGTTGGTAATTATAGTTTTAGTTTTATTAGCAGTTGCATTATGGCAATTGACCAAGATTTTCGATCTTACTCAGGTTGGGGCTTCTTCGGACGATTCTCAGGTAGCGTCTGATAATGATAACAATGTTCAGGGATATATCATGTTTGGCTTTTTGGCTTTCATTTATATCTTCACAATTTACGGTCTAGTAAAATGGGGTAATTTGGCACTTCATACACCTGCTTCTGAGCATGGTCTTTTGGTAGATAATTTAATGAATATTACTTGGGTATTAATTTTTACTGTTCAGGTTATTACTCAGGGTTTATTATATTGGTTTTCTTTTAAATATAAAGGCAATAAAGATAAAAAAGCTTTGTTTTTTGCTGATAGTAATAAATTGGAAGCAATTTGGAGTATAATTCCTTCTGTTGTTTTAGCAATCTTAATACTTTACGGATTGTATGCATGGAATAACATCATGTTTGTTGACAAAGACGAAGATGTAGTAGAAATTGAATTATATGCTCAGCAATTTAAATGGACTGCCAGATATGCAGGGCAGGATAATGTTTTAGGTAAGGCAAATGTTCGTTTAATTGAAGGTATCAATACTTTGGGTGTTGATATGTCTGATCCTAATGCTCAGGATGATATTGTAGTAACTGAATTACATATTCCAAAAGGGAAAAAAGTTCATTTTAAAATGCGTTCTCAGGATGTTTTACACTCTGCTTATTTTCCTCACTTTAGAGCCCAAATGAACTGTGTTCCGGGTATGGTTACTGAATTTGCTTTTATTCCAACTTATACTACTGCTGAATATAGAGAGCTGCCTTTTATGATTGAGAAAGTAGCTCATATCAATAAACTTAGAAATGAAAAAAGTGCTGAATTAATTGCAAAAGGAGGTACAGCTTTAGACCCATATACATTTGATTACTTATTGTTATGTAATAAAATTTGTGGAGCTTCCCACTACAATATGCAAATGAAAGTTGTTGTGGATTCTCCTGAAGATTATAAAAAATGGTTAAGTGAAAAAACAACTTTAGCTCAGGATATTAAAGCTGCAGCCGCGGCTGAAAAACCAGCTGAAGGAGCTGAACCTACTACAGATACGACTACAAAGGTAAAAGATACTGTAAAGGCAGTTATTGATACTGTTAAAGCAGCTGTAGCAAAAGTTGCGGTTAAATAA
- a CDS encoding cytochrome c oxidase subunit I — protein MSAEAHGHDHGHDHEHEHHHKDTFITKYIFSIDHKMIAKQYLITGIIMGIIGIVMSLLFRMQLAWPEESFKIFNVLLGDKFAPDGVMANDIYLALVTIHGTIMVFFVLTAGLSGTFSNLLIPLQIGARDMASGFMNMISYWLFFLSAVVMLCSLFVEAGPASAGWTIYPPLSALPQAIPGSGTGMTLWLVSMAIFIASSLMGSLNYIVTVINLRTKGMSMTRLPLTIWTFFVTAIIGVISFPVLLSAALLLIFDRSFGTSFFLSDIYIAGEVLHYQGGSPVLFEHLFWFLGHPEVYIVILPAMGLVSEIMATNSRKPIFGYRAMIMSVLAIAFLSTIVWGHHMFLSGMNPFLGSVFTFTTLLIAIPSAVKAFNWITTLWKGNLQFNPAMLFSIGMVSTFITGGLTGIILGDSTLDINVHDTYFVIAHFHLVMGISALYGMFAGIYHWFPKMYGRMLNKNLGYIHFWVTAVCAYGVFFPMHFIGLAGLPRRYYTNTNFPLFDDLQNVNVLITTFALVGGAFQLVFLYNFFSSIFYGKKAVQNPWKSTTLEWTTPVEHIHGNWPGEIPHVYRWPYDYSNPNHDVDFVPQNVPMKEGEEVLHH, from the coding sequence ATGTCAGCAGAAGCGCACGGTCACGATCACGGACACGATCACGAGCACGAACATCATCATAAAGACACATTCATTACTAAATATATTTTTAGTATTGATCACAAAATGATTGCTAAACAATACTTGATTACAGGTATTATTATGGGCATCATTGGTATTGTAATGTCTTTACTTTTCAGAATGCAATTAGCTTGGCCTGAAGAGTCTTTTAAAATATTTAATGTTTTATTAGGAGATAAATTCGCACCTGATGGTGTAATGGCTAATGATATTTATTTGGCCTTAGTCACAATTCATGGTACCATTATGGTATTCTTCGTATTGACGGCGGGTTTGAGTGGAACTTTCAGTAATTTACTTATTCCACTTCAAATTGGTGCAAGAGATATGGCTTCAGGATTTATGAATATGATTTCATACTGGCTATTTTTCTTATCTGCTGTAGTAATGTTGTGTTCTTTATTTGTTGAAGCTGGACCAGCTTCTGCAGGTTGGACAATTTATCCGCCATTAAGTGCTTTGCCACAAGCAATTCCGGGATCAGGTACGGGTATGACCTTATGGTTAGTTTCAATGGCGATATTTATTGCATCTTCATTGATGGGATCTTTAAATTATATTGTAACTGTAATTAACTTAAGAACAAAAGGAATGTCTATGACCAGACTTCCTCTTACTATCTGGACATTTTTCGTAACAGCTATTATTGGTGTTATCTCATTCCCTGTTTTATTATCTGCGGCTTTATTATTGATTTTTGATAGAAGTTTTGGTACTTCATTCTTTTTATCTGATATCTATATCGCTGGTGAAGTTTTACATTATCAAGGAGGTTCTCCAGTATTGTTTGAACACTTATTCTGGTTCTTAGGTCACCCTGAGGTTTATATTGTAATCTTACCAGCAATGGGTCTTGTATCTGAAATTATGGCTACGAATTCACGTAAACCAATCTTTGGATACAGAGCGATGATTATGTCTGTGCTTGCAATCGCATTCTTGTCAACTATTGTTTGGGGTCACCATATGTTCCTTTCAGGTATGAATCCTTTCTTAGGATCTGTATTTACATTTACAACATTATTGATTGCAATTCCATCTGCTGTAAAAGCATTTAACTGGATAACAACTTTATGGAAAGGTAATTTACAATTCAATCCTGCAATGTTATTCTCTATTGGAATGGTTTCTACTTTCATCACAGGAGGTTTAACCGGAATCATTTTAGGGGATAGTACTTTAGATATTAACGTTCATGATACTTATTTTGTAATTGCTCATTTTCACTTAGTAATGGGTATCTCTGCACTTTACGGTATGTTTGCTGGTATTTACCACTGGTTCCCTAAAATGTATGGAAGAATGTTAAACAAAAACTTAGGTTATATCCACTTCTGGGTAACTGCAGTTTGTGCTTATGGAGTTTTCTTCCCAATGCACTTTATTGGATTGGCTGGTCTTCCAAGACGTTATTATACAAACACAAACTTCCCATTATTTGATGATTTACAAAATGTGAATGTTTTGATTACAACATTTGCTCTTGTAGGAGGTGCGTTCCAATTAGTATTCTTATACAATTTCTTTAGTAGTATTTTCTACGGTAAGAAAGCGGTTCAGAATCCATGGAAATCTACAACATTAGAGTGGACAACTCCGGTTGAACATATTCACGGTAACTGGCCAGGTGAAATTCCTCATGTATATCGTTGGCCGTATGATTACAGTAACCCAAATCATGATGTAGATTTTGTTCCTCAAAATGTACCAATGAAAGAAGGTGAAGAAGTTTTACACCACTAA
- the ruvB gene encoding Holliday junction branch migration DNA helicase RuvB, whose protein sequence is MNENLDPTTKGYNPEELDLEKRLRPLSFDDFAGQDQVLENLKVFVAAANQRGEALDHALFHGPPGLGKTTLANILANELEVGIKITSGPVLDKPGDLAGLLTNLDERDVLFIDEIHRLSPIVEEYLYSAMEDFKIDIMIESGPNARTVQINLNPFTLIGATTRSGLLTAPMRARFGISSRLQYYTTELLTTIVERSASILKMPIDLEAAIEIAGRSRGTPRIANALLRRVRDFAQIKGNGIIDLEISRYALKALNVDAHGLDEMDNKILLTIINKFKGGPVGLSTLATAVSESSETIEEVYEPFLIQEGFIMRTPRGREVTDKAYKHLGKINTNIQGGLF, encoded by the coding sequence ATGAATGAGAATCTAGATCCTACCACAAAAGGATACAACCCAGAAGAGTTAGATCTTGAAAAAAGATTGCGTCCGCTGTCATTTGATGATTTTGCCGGACAAGACCAGGTTTTAGAAAATTTAAAGGTTTTTGTCGCAGCTGCTAACCAGCGCGGAGAAGCACTTGATCATGCACTTTTTCATGGACCTCCCGGACTAGGAAAAACTACTTTAGCTAATATTTTAGCAAACGAACTTGAAGTTGGAATCAAAATTACTTCTGGTCCTGTTTTGGATAAGCCGGGTGATTTAGCAGGTTTGTTGACAAATCTAGATGAAAGAGATGTATTATTCATTGATGAAATTCATCGTTTAAGTCCTATTGTTGAAGAATATTTATATTCTGCTATGGAGGACTTTAAGATTGATATCATGATTGAATCCGGGCCTAATGCCAGAACAGTTCAAATTAATTTAAATCCTTTTACCTTAATTGGGGCTACTACGCGTTCAGGATTATTGACTGCACCTATGCGTGCCCGTTTTGGAATATCGTCCCGTCTGCAATATTATACGACCGAACTTTTAACTACAATTGTAGAAAGAAGTGCTTCTATTTTGAAAATGCCTATCGATCTTGAAGCAGCAATAGAAATTGCAGGCCGCAGCCGTGGTACACCTCGTATTGCAAATGCATTATTGCGCCGTGTACGTGATTTTGCGCAGATAAAAGGGAATGGTATTATTGACTTAGAGATATCAAGATATGCTCTTAAAGCACTAAATGTTGATGCGCATGGGCTTGATGAAATGGATAATAAAATTTTATTAACGATTATCAATAAATTTAAAGGAGGCCCTGTTGGTCTTTCTACTCTGGCAACAGCAGTCTCTGAAAGCAGTGAGACGATTGAAGAAGTTTACGAGCCATTTTTGATTCAGGAAGGTTTCATTATGCGTACTCCCCGTGGTCGTGAAGTTACAGATAAAGCCTATAAACACTTAGGAAAAATAAACACGAATATTCAAGGAGGATTATTTTAA
- a CDS encoding cytochrome P450 — MSLSKIYNYPNKLSILRFFLDAEGIRKNPIPFHNRYFDVLGDSFSIRIGKTQYIILSRDNDVAEYILQKNQKNYHKSKFQSVYLSKYLGKGLLTVDGEFWLKQRRLIQPAFHKQKMNKLVENMEKIIASELNDLVAEKPIDLFPVMSELAFNVVAKSLFQLSTSDEKLNRIKFIIEEVQNFLIKEIRLPHKAWWFSISGQLNKHLELAYENNKIIREIVEERIASKKEVNDLLNMLLETRYEDSGEGMSVEQLIDEIKILFIAGHETTANALTFTLHLLGNNPDVQEKIFDEIFKIESETDNVVEQLQRMTYTNAVLNESMRLYPPAWITDRENVDDDTLGYFNIKKGTLIGISFYELHRNPKYWENPNEFIPERFIGEQKKKSLQYFYPFGAGPRMCIGAGFAIYEMCLTLSYIVKRYLIKSTKNEIRFNPLITLKPVGAEVTFSKR, encoded by the coding sequence ATGTCCCTAAGTAAAATATATAATTATCCAAATAAGCTTTCAATTTTAAGATTTTTTCTGGATGCTGAAGGGATACGTAAAAATCCTATTCCGTTTCATAATAGGTACTTTGATGTTTTGGGAGATTCATTTTCTATTAGAATTGGAAAAACCCAATATATCATTTTGTCTAGGGACAATGATGTTGCCGAATATATTCTACAGAAAAATCAAAAGAACTATCATAAATCAAAGTTTCAGTCCGTGTATCTTTCGAAATATTTAGGTAAAGGACTTTTAACAGTTGATGGTGAATTTTGGTTAAAACAAAGAAGACTTATTCAGCCAGCTTTTCATAAACAAAAAATGAATAAGTTGGTTGAAAACATGGAAAAGATAATTGCTTCAGAACTAAATGATCTAGTGGCAGAAAAACCTATTGATCTTTTTCCTGTTATGAGCGAACTGGCCTTTAATGTTGTGGCTAAATCATTATTTCAGCTTTCTACCTCTGATGAAAAATTAAATCGTATAAAATTTATTATCGAAGAAGTTCAGAATTTCTTAATCAAAGAAATTAGACTTCCACATAAAGCGTGGTGGTTTTCAATTAGTGGTCAGTTAAATAAACATCTTGAGTTGGCTTATGAAAATAATAAAATTATTAGGGAAATTGTAGAGGAAAGGATTGCTTCAAAAAAAGAAGTTAATGATTTGCTGAATATGCTTCTTGAAACACGTTATGAGGATAGTGGTGAAGGAATGTCTGTAGAACAATTAATAGATGAGATAAAAATTCTTTTTATTGCCGGGCACGAAACAACCGCTAATGCTTTAACTTTTACCTTACATCTTTTAGGAAATAATCCTGATGTACAGGAGAAGATATTCGACGAAATCTTCAAAATTGAATCGGAGACTGATAATGTAGTGGAGCAGCTGCAAAGAATGACCTATACAAATGCAGTTTTAAATGAGTCAATGCGATTGTATCCGCCTGCCTGGATTACAGACAGGGAAAATGTCGATGATGATACTCTGGGATATTTTAATATTAAAAAAGGAACCCTGATTGGTATTTCTTTTTATGAACTGCATCGTAATCCTAAATATTGGGAAAATCCTAATGAGTTTATTCCTGAACGTTTTATTGGTGAACAAAAAAAGAAATCGCTGCAATATTTTTATCCTTTTGGAGCCGGGCCAAGAATGTGTATTGGGGCAGGATTTGCTATTTATGAAATGTGTCTGACACTTTCTTATATTGTAAAAAGATACTTGATTAAATCAACTAAAAATGAAATACGGTTTAATCCGTTAATCACTTTAAAACCAGTTGGAGCTGAAGTAACATTCTCTAAAAGATGA
- the queG gene encoding tRNA epoxyqueuosine(34) reductase QueG, which yields MTINAKETYSKFIKSEAKRLGFISCGISKAGFLEHEAPRLEKWLKNNYNGQMAYMENHFDKRLDPTLLVDDAKSVVSLLLNYYPAEVQNNESFKISKYAYGQDYHFVIKEKLKEFLHSIQENIGDVSGRAFVDSAPVLDKAWAAKSGLGWIGKNSNLLTQKVGSFYFIAELILDLDLEYDHAVTDHCGSCTACIDACPTQAIVAPYVVDGSKCISYYTIELKENIPYEMKGKFDDWMFGCDTCQDVCPWNRFSKPHSEPLFNANPELLSFSKKDWIEITEETFRSVFKNSPIKRTKFDGLKRNIKFLE from the coding sequence ATGACCATTAATGCTAAAGAGACATATTCGAAATTTATTAAATCTGAAGCAAAACGGCTTGGTTTCATTTCATGTGGGATATCCAAAGCAGGATTTCTTGAACATGAAGCTCCACGTTTGGAAAAATGGTTAAAAAATAATTATAATGGGCAAATGGCCTATATGGAAAATCATTTTGATAAACGTTTAGATCCAACATTATTGGTTGATGATGCCAAAAGTGTAGTTTCGCTTTTACTAAATTATTATCCTGCAGAGGTTCAGAATAATGAAAGTTTCAAAATCTCAAAATATGCTTATGGTCAGGACTATCATTTTGTAATTAAAGAAAAACTCAAAGAATTTCTTCATTCAATCCAGGAAAATATAGGTGATGTTTCGGGACGTGCTTTTGTAGATTCGGCTCCTGTTTTAGATAAGGCCTGGGCAGCAAAAAGCGGTTTAGGATGGATTGGTAAAAACAGCAATTTATTAACTCAGAAAGTAGGTTCGTTTTATTTTATTGCTGAACTTATTCTGGACTTAGATCTAGAATACGATCATGCAGTAACGGATCATTGCGGTTCATGTACAGCCTGTATTGATGCCTGCCCAACACAGGCAATAGTCGCTCCTTATGTAGTAGACGGAAGCAAATGCATCTCTTATTATACCATTGAACTTAAAGAAAATATTCCATACGAAATGAAAGGCAAATTCGATGATTGGATGTTTGGCTGTGATACCTGTCAGGATGTTTGTCCCTGGAATCGTTTTTCTAAACCGCACTCGGAACCATTGTTTAATGCAAATCCTGAGTTGCTTTCTTTTTCCAAAAAAGACTGGATTGAAATAACAGAGGAAACTTTTCGCTCAGTTTTTAAAAATTCCCCTATTAAGAGAACTAAATTTGATGGTCTGAAGAGAAATATTAAGTTTTTGGAGTAG
- a CDS encoding CBS domain-containing protein, producing MTVNQILNAKGKNVYSVRSTTTVYEALKVMGEKNIGAILIIDDSELKGILSERDYARKIVLKDKSSKETLVDEIMESTVFTVKLSDNLENCMELMSTKRIRHLPVLENEIVVGIISISDVVKAIIELQKDTINHLNSYISQ from the coding sequence ATGACTGTAAATCAAATATTAAACGCAAAAGGGAAAAATGTTTATTCCGTACGTTCAACAACAACTGTTTATGAAGCATTGAAGGTAATGGGCGAAAAAAATATAGGCGCTATTCTGATTATCGATGATTCTGAGTTAAAAGGAATATTGTCTGAAAGGGATTATGCAAGAAAAATTGTTTTAAAGGATAAATCATCAAAAGAAACTTTAGTTGATGAAATCATGGAAAGCACTGTTTTTACAGTAAAACTTTCGGATAATTTAGAAAATTGTATGGAACTTATGAGTACGAAAAGAATACGACACCTTCCGGTTTTAGAAAACGAAATTGTTGTAGGTATTATTTCGATTAGTGATGTTGTAAAAGCTATTATCGAATTGCAGAAGGATACGATAAATCATCTTAACTCTTATATTTCTCAATAA